TAAACTAACATGCAAATTAGAATCTCACTTCACTTCCACATCATTTTCAATATTACCCTTTAGTTTAATCAACAAAACCAAGAGTATGAAGAGAAACATATAAATGTCTGTGTGCATGCACATGTGCACATGGCGATATGCAATATACATATACCTGAGGGAGGTTATCAGCCCTTAAATCTGCACAAGATTCTTCATCACTGCCTCCTAAAGAAGAACATCTGCCCCAACTTTCTCTGTTTGAGCTTGTACATGAGAAACAATCTTCAGTTTGATCATTTACCTTATCCTGTAAAATCATGAAGTACATGAGCCAAAACTGATCAAAATATCATCATACCCATAATTATGATCTTTGCATCATAAAACTAAGTCCTACATGGAGAGCTTTTAAAAAACATGAATAAACATATGCCATTTCAGGACTAAATCCCCATTTTAGTCCCTGAGATTCACGCGATTACTCATTTTGGTCCTCGAAATTCAAAATTACCTATACTGGTCCTCCAGATTCAAGTTTGGGCACCAATATGGTCCCTCGACTCTTTCCGGTGATGATTAGGCAAATGGAGTGCTGAGATGACACCCTTCCTGTCACGTTGGACGCTGTAAGGGCTAGTTGATGTGGCGAGGGTTGTATTTGTATCCAATTTAGTCCCCCCTTGTTAAAACTTTGTCATTATAACTCAgataaataataagataattagGGTTTGAGGGACTAAATTGGATACAAATACAACTCTCGCCACGTCAGCTAGCCGTTGCAACATCCAGCGTGGTAGGGAGGGTGTCATCTTGCACTTCGTTTGCCTTATCATCGCCGAAAATAGTCGAGGGACCACATTGGTGCCCGAACTTGAATCTGGAGGACCaatataggtaattttgaaTTTCGGGGACCAAAATGAATAATCGCGTGAATCTCAGGGACCAAAATGGGGATTTAGTCGCCATTTCAGGCCATGTTAGCGAGAGAAGGGGGAGGGAAGAGACTGAGTAATTTCTTAATTTCATACGGTACTTGATAAGATCACCTGTACATCATTTGTAGGCTCATTGTTGTCATGCACAATTTCTTCTGTAAACACGGATTCCTAAAGTACAAGAAACGAATGAATTCAACAATACAAAATGTTTGGAAGGAAATAGCATGGATAGAAGGTTAAGGCAGATACCAGATCAGCAGATGGTGCAACTTCCGATAGAAGTTCAGTAACTGATTTTGTAGTTGAAATTGTTGGAAGAGCAGAAGATGAGCTTGCAGCATCAGCAGTTGCAGATCGAAGACTAGAGAGTATCTCATATATTAGGTTCTAGCATCAAAACAAGAGCAAAGTTAGTTTTTTGTTTTCTCACTTAATGTAGTTGAATGACTAAATCATACTACTGTATAAATAAAACCACATAAGATCCTAAAAGCTAATTACCTCATTCACGCCAGAACCAAGTTTCAAATCCCCCAAATCATAATATTTCTCAAGCTTATCAGCTCTAGAAACTTGAGGAGGGTGGAGGACATTATAGAAGAAAATAGAAACCGAATCATAAAAGAACTGTGGCCTAGAAGAGTTGTGGTCACCAtcaaattttatgatatttttatcaCCCTGCAAATCCATAAACAAAGTTAGCTATTTTGGCTATTAAGGGCAAGGAAATGAATAGGCTTCCAAGAAGCCTCATGAtcaaaatgaaataaattagTACCGCATAGGATTCAGATATAAGATCAGAATGGTGGGGCTGAATGAATTTGTCATCACTCCCATGTCCAAATAAAACAGGAATGAATGTCTTCCGTGCAACCTGTAGGCTTTAAAGCATTAATTTGAgataaaaatggaaaaaaaaactTTCTAACAATTTGTTTAGACagaaaaaattattattctCAGATATCATGGCAAAAAAACCATTATCAGTTTTGttccataaaaaattatatgatcTCAAAATATGGCTGTTCAATGTTATGAAAGAAAATTGCATAATTAATACATACCAGCAAACAATTCAGATCCATAATATCAAACTTTGCCTTCTTCTCAATAACCCGCCGCATGTATTGCACAGCCATTTTAACCTAAATGCAGGGCAAATGCAACACTATAATCAAAGTAGATAATTCAAGTTAACAGGCTTTAGCTCCATTGCTCAATGAATTTAGCAAATGAATGAAAACAAAACAACATTAAGGGGCagaaaagcaataaaagcaCTGCAAGTATATTTCATTTTAAGCAGTGTCTGTTTGTTCTTAAACTTGTCACAGCTAAGGTTTGTGTCTATACAAATTTGTGGTGTTCTAGTCGTGACTGTTTGTTTCCATTTCTAATATAGAAAAGAATTAATTAATGACTACCAACTTCCATCTTTAGtttccaaataaaaaagaacctCAGTAAAAATACcctattaaaagaaaaaacttAAACTTTATGTTTCAGTCCTAAGATTCCAATTCCCTTTTTGTTccattttaacaaaaaaaaagtaataaaagtAAATTCATAAATCATATATAAATTTCACAATGCTTCCTGCTTATGTGAATCAGTAGTATCAATCTGTAAAAGTCAAGTGTCCAAGTGCAGATATCATAGGTCCTAGAAATTAAAACCACTGTCTATGAAAAACAAGGAGCATATGTGGATGCAGTTATAACAATGCAGCTGGTTTATATCACTACATGGCTGTTCCAGAAAAAGAGAGAGTACCGTGAACTTGGGAAGCCGAATTTTGTAGACATCTACAAGCTCCATCATCAAATCATACAAGTTTGAAAAGGCACTATCCAATACCATTCCAGCAATAGAAGGGTCTTCAGCTCCATAAAGAAGGCTACAAGTCAGGAAAGTGAATTAATACAGGAGTGGCTCATCACTCTATGTATCTATGGGAAGCATAGCATCTGGAATTTAAGTCTTAGGCATAGAGCCATTATGTGATTTACAAAACTTCTAAATATATTGTGTCATCAAAGCTTTAGATCATGTATTCAAAAGGGAACAAATTATGAGTTCTTTTTCCCAATTATATTTTTCCACTTTATCAAACAATAACAAAAAGATTCTTCTCTATAGGAAGCCCTTGATTTTGTCCAGAGGAAAGGGAGCAAGAGAGTATTTACACCATCCATAACAGAAACTTAAGTCATGAAATTATATTAGAATAAAATGTCAAAATCACCCACTGATGATgcttaatttctttcttttggGATGGGGGGTTTACGCTTAGCAGACAATAAAGTATTAAAGCAGCACAAACTCTTATAATGatcaataacaataaaaaagttTAGTGAAATATGCAATACCTAGTAACAGCACCCATTGATCGTCCCCAGAGACCTATACGTGATATTTGTTTGTTGCTTCTCAAATATGACACCACCATCTTGAGATCATCTTTCTACAACACAAAAGATGGGAAGAATAAAATAACTTGATAATTTTCTTGTGCATAAGAAGTCATGTCATAGTAATTCATAAAAGATGTTGCATGCAGAAACCAAAGTTAGAATTTGGAGCTAACTAAGCAAGTCAATATGTATAAAGTACAAAGATTGAAAGAGGCAACATACTTCATGCCAACCAAGGCTAACATAGTTTCCATCAGATAAGCCAGATCCTGAGAAGTCAAGAGTAAAAACAGTAATATTTGATGGAAGAAGAATTACAGCAGCTTCGTTGGCGTCTGCCCTACATCCACTGCATCATTGTACAAATGCACACATATGAAAATAGATAAGAATTGAATGGATATTAGATTTTGGAGACCAACATATTGAAATATATGTTTTATGATTGCACAATGGCAGtgcccattaaaaataaatattatataccTGTTCCCGTGGCAATATATTACACAAGGCAGAGAAGTATCTTCAGGGAAAGGAGAAGGAAGATAATGACTACATTGTAAAGTATGGCCTCTCGCATTCTTGAGCTGCagattagaaaaaataaatcaacaCATAAACACATAATCTACAGGCACATAAAGAAATGGTATCATGATGTAACTTCTATaatctatatatagaaaaataaataaattaataaatcaagTCCATACTTGCCTCCAAATCCTGCCTTTGGTATGTTCTTCCAGCAAGGGAGAATTCCTTGTCCCATAGGTACTGCTCTGGATTATACTCCGCCCTGTACATGTGACAAAGTAAATGCATTGAAGCAGCAACTCAATTGGCTAGCAAAAAGCAATAACAAGTTGAGGAATGGATGCTTCATACAAAGGCATTTAGTACTTTATCTACATTAACTGAACATGTAAAAacaatttaagaaaaaaaaactatgGTGAAACTTGTATAAGATATTTCTTTGGATGTGATTGAGACAACACATAATATGTAGAGAGGTTAACAAGGATAGTAACAGCAAATAATAGATACGGACAAATATGTTAAGTCAAGTCAAGAGAAACTTGCAAATATTAATGGTGTGATTAACAAAATAAGGGTCCTCCTTTGAGGAGAAAGAGCCCCCAAATCATATACTCAGCATAAACATTCTCTGTCCCCAGAAGCCATATCAACACTAAACAGCACCTACTAACTTGAACAGTACCATTGTGCCAAAGCCACAGCAGCCAGTGAATCATAGATTAATACCTGGGAGGCCGAATCACGAAATTGATGAACTGCTCAATCATCTTGTTTCTACTTCTACATGTACCTCAGAGCAACTCCGCCTCATGAGATTACAACTACAGCGGAGTCTCTGAGAAGCTCAAAGTCAATTCTCTGCCACCAACGCCATCTTCAAACTGCAACTTAATCTCAAATCTCCCAAATATATCTTCCTTGTGAATTAGAATTCCACCATGCCCAAGTCCTTGAGAAACAACACCAACTTGCCACTCAGAAAAAAGAAATCATTTTGCATTACGAAACAAACAGTGCAAAACCCATTACTAATTCTGGCACTAGTTCCtgaaaattttcaattttagaAAGAGGATGGTCGTGTCCCAAGTATACAAGAGCACTCTCCAGATCCAAACGCCCTTAAAATCATACAAAAACTGCATCTCAAGAAAACCAGAGAAAAGACATAGTAAACAGAAATTTTCTCCCCATTTTCACCCCCATACCAACCTAACCCACAAGAAAGCTATGTTCGaaccccctcttctacattTACAATGATAGAAGTAAGCAACTTTATCAACTTCCAAAAAAATATTGAGCGAGTGGGCACACGTCAATTGCACAAACAAAAGAGAAACAAGAAAGAGAAAACTCAAAATGTGTTAGAAAATTGTAAAAagttgaaaaagagaaaaatgtgGGGTAAGAGAGAAGAGACGCGAATTCCTAGTCAGATCCCACATCCCAAAATGCCACATTGACGCTCTTCCCACTGATTTCCCGAAGAAGAGAGTGAATAACCttgaaaaaaggaaagagaaggtGGAAAAGGAAACAACTTTACCGGAATGAAAAGTTGGGTTGTGACCTGAGCTGAGCTGAGCTGAGATTCCAGTACCACCCAAAAGCAAATGCTAGTCCTAAGAAGAGTAATGAAGCTCAACAAGGGAACCGAATAAGTTGAAGAGAAGATTCTCCCCACTGCTAAGATTGTAGTGATGAATTGAACGGaggagaagaagatgaagatgaagatgaagattaaGCTGTGAAGGATGGACTTTTTTCTGAGTTGTTGTTGCCTGTCAAacattttttaaacaatttttgAGATTCCTGCTTCCTTTTATTACCGTAAGTTTTTGCTAACTCGCTCTTTAAgagtgaaaaataaaaactttattccataaaaagtttaattttttatactattGGAAAGGCTACTCACAAATTTCCATTTGGAACTCGAGGTGACATGGACGAATTATTCCAccctttaaattttaattattattttaattaatatataaaataatgataactaaacaaataacaattcACGTCAAATAACTAAAAAGTATAAACACCAAAAAATTGAAGTTAAAACTTGTTTTATATCATGAAATTCTACGTCTACGGTCTACATCAGAAAGTATTTCGATTCAAAAGGTTACCTTTCCAATATTAAACAGTTTAAAAaccagaaaaagaaaaaaaaaattcttaattagAGTGAAATTGTGATGACAAAGTCAAAGTCAAAGTCAAACTCAGAAGAAAGACATAGAACTCAAATGCTCAATGCAGTTTACGTTACATGGATAATCTTGAGTCAACAACACAACAACAAGgtctctctttcttctctctgACGCAACATTATTATtctcttctattcttttttttactttacttttttCATTTCCCCATCTTCAAATCCTTTCTTTATATTAAGCTTTTTGAGTCTCTGTGGTTTGATTTTGGGACTGGTATTTGTGTATTCAGTTCGTTGTGATTTAGGAATcctaaaatttagaaaattctCTGTTTCACTAACTGGCTTACACGAGTGTTTGGAAATTGAGAATTTCCCTAATCGAAAATGTATATCTCACATTCTTTGCTAATTTTCTCTAACTACATGTTGAATTGCTTTTAATTCTAAGTAGATTATCTTTATTCCCCCATAAATATATAGGTACTTAGGTAAAGGTCAACTCATTACTTTGCCACACTTTTTCCTCGTactatttcaaattttcaacagTTTTGTTATTCtttacttaaaaaattaaacttattaGTATCTTCAGGAGCAAGGTTAGTGGGTTTAATGCTTATTTTCAGCAGCAGGGGGATGATGTAGTATGAACTGGGAGAAGTAGAAGATGATATTTATTTCGGCAGCAGAGTGATGGGGGATTCATTTGAGCCTTTTTTGCTGTCGAACTTTTACTCTTCCTGTGTCATAAtgctttaatttagtattatttcTATCTTTGTTGTCAAATGTGTAGTTTATCTGCTTGTTCTTAGGATGACACTTTCAATGAAATAACCAACATTTACTAAAATGTTACCTTTAATATAAGAGTGTGTTTGgtttacatttttattttttgtttttgtattcagtatttttttattttttgaattttgtgaaaaaaaaataaaagtaggagatgaaaataaaaaataaaattttattatttttactgttttgattttttttttcacaaattttaaaaaataaaaaatattaaaaataaaaacagaaaataaaaaacgcAAACTAAACACAGTATAATATTTTCTCCTACTTGCTCTTCATTGGAGTGAAGCTGTGAATTCTCTATTGTAGAAAAATTGGATAACAAACACCACTGTTGTAGAAACTAAAAAAGGTGATAGAAAAATATAcgaaaagaattaaaaattgTGTTTTAGTATGTTGTATAATTCATCGATACAACCATACAAGAAAGTTATTGATACACATATTTTCATTAATAATCTTAACTCTACTAATTATTCACTAACACTAACAACTTTTTAATAATTCTACTAATCTTATACCTAATTTATTAACTATATTCTAATATTCCTTTCAAACTTAAGTAAAAACTAAGGATATCATTTTGAGTTTGTATACTCATCTATTACTCATAACTTCCTGATCAAAAGAAAGATCAACCAAGTCTTAAGTATGTGCTTTTATCTAATACTTGAATTTCTTTCTACATTATTTATTGTCAATTTGGATGTGTGCAGACTTTTTTATATGATGATCAAGAAGAGATGGAGGTGAATTTCTTACCCTAGTACTACGAGTGGACAGAGGAGGAAGTTCCACATGAGCAAGATCATCGTTCAAGCTTGGATCATAGTTCTTGTATTATCATCATTAGGAAAAAGATCAACGAAAGTATTTGTAAAGAAAGATGAATGGGTAGGAAAAATAGAGTGAAAGGAAGAGAAACTCAAAAATACATGATGTTTTCATAATACAATATAACGAGATATGCAAATTCGTTGAGAAATAGGATCCCAACAACGATAACCTTTTATGTTCAGTGTCATAACCAAGAAAACAACATAGGTGAGCCCGAGGTTCAAGTTTATTTATGTTCATTGGGCTAGAGGAGAACAAAACAGACACAACCAAATACTCTAAACGAACTATAGTTTGGAGAAGTATTATAGAGGtgctaaaaaaattatgttaccTAAAACAGAGGAAAAAAAAGCGATTGATAATATGGATATATAACAGTGAGAACAGCTTCACCCCAAACACGTTTAGAACAATAAGAGGAAAGAAGCATTGCACGAACAGAGTCAAGAATATGACAATGTTTATATTCCTCTCTACCATTTTGTTGAGACGTtccaagacaagagaatttagaCAAGGTGCCGTGTTCAGCAAGGAAGTTCAAAAGTTTGGAGTCACGGTACTCCATTGCATTATCacgtcaaaaaattttaatgattttgGAAAATTGTGTTTTAATCATAGTAGCAAAATTGATGTAAGTCTGAAGCAATTCATATCTATTGGACATTAAGTAAATTCAAGTAAAATGTGAAtaattatcaataaatataataaaatatcgAGTCCCCGCATAGAAACTGTGGGAGCAGGCTGCCAAACATTAGAGTGCATAAGATCAAAAAAAGAATAAGCAAGAGATAAACTATTATGAAAAGATAAAGctaattattttgtaatttgataaaaaatgcaattaaaaGGCTAATTATTGACTAATCCTAATACTCCCTTAGACACGAAAGGATGCAATTTTCCTAATGAACTGTAAGCAAGACGATGATGCCATAAGTAAAGTGTGGATGGTAAAAAAAAACACAGAAGTTTGTAGTAGAGGGAACATGAAGTTTTCTAAGTTCAAGCAGTCTACCGATCTTACATGCAGTCCTGATAATTTGTCCCGTCCAAGGATCATGCACACGataactaaaaatagaaaaattaacaTCAAAATCAAGTTCAATTAATTGACATATagaaataagattgaaattCAATTTAGGAATAAAATAAGTACTATCAAGTAGGTGAAGGTCAGACTGTGAGACAGATTCTTTATGATTCACATACATAAGAGATCCATCAGTAGTGTAGATAAATAgaatagtagtagtagtagtagtagtagacAAAGAGGAGAAAGCATAATAGATATGTGGCACGTGATTGAAACAACTAGAATCAAAGTACCATTTAGAGTAACCTAGAGGAGTGCATAGAGCAGCAGAAGTATTACTAGATGatgaaaaaaattgtttaagaAAAACTCAAtatcaaatgaaaaaaaaaacaaaagatggACTATCAAAAGTAGATGAGGTAGATATATCAGCGACAACCGCTATAGTGACAAGCATCGACTTAGGAGCATTAGAGTAAAGATGATACTTGTTTTGATCTAGACAAGGTGGACGAGTAGGACAAGTAGTTATCAAGTGACCCAGTTATTTGCAGCAGTGAATAGAGAATGGAACAGTTGGAGGTAATATGACCTTGTTGCTTGTATTTACAACATTTAATTGAGGGACAATCTAGTATAAGGTGACTAGAACGATTACAATTTCGACAAAATTGCCCTttttgttggtaactacaaagATAGCATCAGTTTTGTATCGAGTCAACTCTAGACATGTTTTTTCAGACTTAAGATGAGAGAGAACATTTTCAAGACTAGACAAAGGATtttgatgaagaagagaagCTCTGGTTGGCTCATAATCACCCATAACTGTCACGAGAAACTGAATTAGACATGTCTGATTGCGATAATCCTCATAGGTTTTAACATAATAACATCTTTAAGAATAAGTTCACAAGAGGTCAATTGATCCCAAATACATTCAATCTGTCCTAGAAAATTATAAACAACCTGACCACATTCTTACTTAAGATTGTAAAGTTCTTTAAACAATTGATATTGATGTGAAAGATAAAAAATGGTGTAGCATTTTGGCCAAATGATTCCATACCTCTTTAGCAATTTCAAAATACCCAAAATAAAGGTGGATGCTAGGTGTTGATATATTGCAA
Above is a genomic segment from Arachis stenosperma cultivar V10309 chromosome 1, arast.V10309.gnm1.PFL2, whole genome shotgun sequence containing:
- the LOC130971822 gene encoding uncharacterized protein LOC130971822, with the protein product MIEQFINFVIRPPRAEYNPEQYLWDKEFSLAGRTYQRQDLELKNARGHTLQCSHYLPSPFPEDTSLPCVIYCHGNSGCRADANEAAVILLPSNITVFTLDFSGSGLSDGNYVSLGWHEKDDLKMVVSYLRSNKQISRIGLWGRSMGAVTSLLYGAEDPSIAGMVLDSAFSNLYDLMMELVDVYKIRLPKFTVKMAVQYMRRVIEKKAKFDIMDLNCLLVARKTFIPVLFGHGSDDKFIQPHHSDLISESYAGDKNIIKFDGDHNSSRPQFFYDSVSIFFYNVLHPPQVSRADKLEKYYDLGDLKLGSGVNENLIYEILSSLRSATADAASSSSALPTISTTKSVTELLSEVAPSADLESVFTEEIVHDNNEPTNDVQDKVNDQTEDCFSCTSSNRESWGRCSSLGGSDEESCADLRADNLPQNTLDVFATPLRSMKEKCSEAKEDEKKLKKNKNKIKKKKKKKGETADKKGKGDRFEKLEALSRRLRHCLLKGSIHRRHESS